In Cololabis saira isolate AMF1-May2022 chromosome 10, fColSai1.1, whole genome shotgun sequence, a single window of DNA contains:
- the LOC133452300 gene encoding NLR family CARD domain-containing protein 3-like, with translation MNVLREEKFSLVELVHHFFTETRGICSFEEFQVVFIFDGLDESRLPLDFHNNEVLTDVTESTSVDVLLTNLIRGNLLPSARLWITTRPAAANQIPPECVSMVTEVRGFTNPQKEEYFRKRFRDEEQTSRIISHIKTSRSLHIMCHIPVFCWITATVLENVLENVLETREGGKLPKTLTEMYIHFLVVQAKLKKAKYDGGAETDPHWSPESRKMVESLGKLAFEQLQKGNLIFYEPDLRECGIDVREASVYSGVFTQIFREESGLYQDQVFCFIHLSVQEFLAALHVHLTFIKSGVNLLEEQRNTSTWFKTRAVTDFYQRAVDKALQSPNGHLDLFFRFLLGLSVETNQNLLRGLMKSKQRSSQNNQETIKHIKEKISEDLSAERSINLFHCLNELNDRSLVNQVQRSLRSGRLSTDKLSPAQWSALVFILLSSEDLEEFDLKKFSASEEVLLRLLPVVKASKKVVLSGCNLSEDICPLLSSVLSTQSSSLTELDLSNNHLQDSGLEQLCPGLESPHCKLESLRLSGCLISEEGSSSLVSALSSNPSHLRELDLSYNHPGESAGKLLSRLEDPRWRLDTLRVDPAGQRFLTPGPRKYSCQLTFDTNTVHKYIKLSDDNRKMMFVGEDQSYPDHPDRFDRPQLLCREVLTGSCYWEVQWSGTVCVSVSYRRISRKGKSGDCRFGGNDHSWSLDCYPGDQYRVRHNNRETSITSSSPSSFSGRAAVYVDVPAGTLSFYEVSVSDRLIHLHTFNTSFTEPLCAGFGFWAWSRSGSSASLCPV, from the exons atgaatgtgctgagagaggagaagttcagcttggtggaactagttcatcacttcttcactgaaaccagaggaatctgcagctttgaagagttccaggtcgtgttcatctttgacggtctggatgagagtcgacttcctctggacttccacaacaatgaggtcctgactgatgttacagagtccacctcagtggatgtgctgctgacaaacctcatcagggggaacctgcttccttctgctcgtctctggatcaccacacgacccgcagcagccaatcagatccctcctgagtgtgtctccatggtgacggaggtcagagggttcactaacccacagaaggaggaatacttcaggaagaggtttagagatgaggagcagaccagcaggatcatctcccacatcaagacatcacggagcctccacatcatgtgccacatcccagtgttctgctggatcactgctacggtcctggagaacgtcctggagaacgtcctggaaaccagagagggagggaagctgcccaagaccctgactgagatgtacatccacttcctggtggtccaggccaaactgaagaaggccaagtatgacggaggagctgagacggatccacactggagtccagagagcaggaagatggtggagtctctgggaaaactggcttttgagcagctgcagaaaggaaacctgatcttctatgaaccagacctgagagagtgtggcatcgatgtcagagaggcttcagtgtactcaggagtgttcacccagatctttagagaggagagcggcctgtaccaggaccaggtcttctgcttcatccatctgagtgtccaggagtttctggctgctcttcatgtccatctgaccttcatcaagtccggagtcaacctgctggaggaacaaagaaacACCTCCACGTGGTTTAAAACCAGAGCCGTGACTGACTTCTATCAGAGGGCTGTAGAtaaggccttacagagtccaaacggacacctggacttgttcttccgcttcctcctgggtctttcagtggagaccaatcagaaccttctaCGAGGTCTGATGAAATCAAaacaaagaagttcacagaacaatcaggaaactatcaaacacatcaaggagaagatcagtgaggatctgtctgcagagagaagcatcaacctgttccactgtctgaatgaactgaacgatcgTTCTCTGGTGAATCAAGTCCAACGGTCCCTGAGGTCAggacgtctctccacagataaactgtctcctgctcagtggtcggctctggtcttcatcttactgtcatcagaagatctggaggagtttgacctgaagaagttctcagcttcagaggaggttctactgaggctgctgccggtggtcaaagcctccaagaaagttgt actgagtggctgtaacctctcagaggacatctgtccacttctgtcctcagttctcagcactcagtcctccagtctgacagaactggacctgagcaacaaccacctgcaggattcaggactggagcagctgtgtcctggactggagagtccacactgtaaactggagtctctcag gctgtcaggctgtctgatctcagaggaaggaagttcttctctagtctcagctctgagctccaacccctcccacctgagagagctggacctgagctacaaccatccaggggagtcagcagggaagcttctgtctagactggaggatccccgctggagactggacactctcag ggtggatcctgctggacaacgatttcTGACACCAGGTccgaggaagt attcctgtcaactcaccttcgacacaaacacagtccacaaatacatcaaactgtctgatgacaacaggaagatgatgtttgtgggggaggatcagtcatatcctgatcatccagacaggtttgatcgtcctcagctgctgtgtagagaagttctgacgggtagctgttactgggaggtccagtggagcggaACAGTttgtgtatcagtgagttacagaagaatcagcaggaaaggaaaGTCTGGTGACTGTAGGTTTGGAggaaacgatcattcctggagtctggactgttATCCAGGTGATCAGTACCGTGTCCGTCACAATAACAGAGAaacatccatcacctcctcatctccatcttcattctctggcagagcagcagtgtacgtggacgttcctgctggaactctgtccttctatgaagtctctgtctctgacagactgatccacctccacaccttcaacaccagcttcactgaacctctctgtgctggatttggaTTCTgggcctggtccaggtctggttcCTCAGCGTCTCTGTGTCCagtttag
- the LOC133452302 gene encoding uncharacterized protein LOC133452302: MDQCEDGEDGVPPSKTSLCGEHESRSKAQRNQPGPGPGPGPEPGPGPGPGPGPGPGPGPEPEPGPGPGPGPGAEPGPGPSCVSLKSDRSKGLIFDFKGVQGSTVKRVHQKGNSLEHEPSCLSLKSDQSNPRLIEFKGDQQSSSERVDQQISESPSGPSVQQHQTQLDSIFQLLEDNIVLFVKDELKKIQRVLSPDYPESLEHLLQGEDEEQRRSSREAFVKITVNFLRRMKQEELAERLQSNFSAAVCKKRLKSKLKKKSQCVFEGIVKAGNPTLLKQIYTELYITEGGTGEVNDEHEVRQIEAASRKPHRAETTIRQEDIFKPPPGRGGPIRTVIGFYGPRLWNSLPENLRAAETVDVFKKRLKTHLFNQAFN, encoded by the exons atggaccagtgtgaggacggagaggacggagtccctccctctaaaacctctctgtgtggggaacatgagagtcggagcaaagctcagag gaatcaacctggacctggacctggacctggtcctgaacctggacctggacctggacctggacctggacctggacctggacctggacctgaacctgaacctggacctggacctggacctggacctggagctgaacctggacctggacccagctGTGTTTCCTTGAAGAGTGACCGGTCAAAAGGGTTGATATTTGACTTTAAAGGAGTCCAAGGTTCTACTGTAAAGAG GGTCCATCAGAAAGGAAACTCTCTTGAACATgaacccagctgtttgtccttgaagagcgaccaGTCAAATCCGAGATTAATTGAatttaaaggagaccaacagtcttcttcagagag AGTTgaccagcagatctcagagtcccccagtggtccgtctgtccagcagcatcagacccagctggactccatctttcag ctgctggaggacaacattgtcctgtttgtgaaggacgagctgaagaagatccagagggttctgagtccagattacccagaatccctagaGCATCTGTTGCagggtgaggatgaagagcagaggaggagcagcagagaggcgtttgtgaagatcacagtgaacttcctgaggagaatgaagcaggaggagctggctgagcgtctgcagagca atttttctgctgcagtttgtaaaaagcggctgaagtctaagctgaagaagaagagccagtgtgtgtttgagggaattgttaaagcaggaaacccaacccttctgaagcagatctacacagagctctacatcacagagggagggactggagaggtcaacgatgaacatgaagtcagacagattgaagctgcttccaggaaaccacacagagcagaaacaaccatcagacaggaagacatctttaaacccccacctggaagaggaggaccaatcagaacggtgattggtttttatggtccccgattgtggaacagcctcccggagaacctcagggccgcagagactgttgatgtttttaaaaagaggctcaagacccatctctttaatcaggctttcaactga